ACCTGAGCATGCTAAACTGATTGCTTCATATGTTAATGGTGAAGCAGAGTGGCATATCATTCCGAACATGAACCATATTTTAAGAAATTATGAACATAAGCATACAATGATTCGATTAATGAAGGAATATGAGGGGCTTATGGATAAATCTATTGAAGAAGAGTTGTTACATGTGATGAAGGGATGGTTAAAAAAACATTATCTTTCATAGGAGCTGTAGTTGTGAGGAAACAAAATTTTTTATTATTTATGTTGTTAGGGCTTTTCATTATGATAGTAGCTTGTGAGAAGCAAGAAGAGGTTGAATCTAAACCGGTTCAAGTGAAAAATGAAAAAAAACAAGAGAAGACGCATAAAGAGGAAGAAGAGAACAAAGAGAAAAAGAATATGAATTTAATGGATAAGCAATTATTACTTTCTGCAACATTAGGCGATACAGAAACAGTTATGAAATTAATAAAAGATGGAGCTAACATAAATGTATCAGGGGATAAAGGAGAAACACCTGTAATGGCAGCGACGTATCATAATCATGTTGAGACAGTGAAAGCATTGATCGATGCAGGTGCAGACATTGAATTGCCAGATGAAAATAAAGAAAATC
This sequence is a window from Bacillus pseudomycoides DSM 12442. Protein-coding genes within it:
- a CDS encoding ankyrin repeat domain-containing protein — its product is MVKKTLSFIGAVVVRKQNFLLFMLLGLFIMIVACEKQEEVESKPVQVKNEKKQEKTHKEEEENKEKKNMNLMDKQLLLSATLGDTETVMKLIKDGANINVSGDKGETPVMAATYHNHVETVKALIDAGADIELPDENKENPFLYASKEGYVNIVKLTIDAGTNIRETNRHGGTALIPAAERGHVEVVKELVGRTDIDVNYRNDRGWTALLEAIVLGNGSENHKQIVQLLIDHGADVNMADRDGVTPLEHAENRGFKEIANMLRVAGANEIIKQSTE